The following are encoded together in the Bacillota bacterium genome:
- a CDS encoding AbrB/MazE/SpoVT family DNA-binding domain-containing protein, which yields MTYEITRVTSKGQMTIPVEIRRALGIRKGDPLVVTLEGNEIRLRKIEAFRPLDDADPIWKLIGAGKSGDSDVSERHNHYLAAEEIKQWNA from the coding sequence ATGACTTACGAGATCACGCGCGTAACAAGCAAAGGGCAGATGACGATCCCGGTTGAAATCCGACGTGCGCTCGGTATCCGCAAGGGCGATCCCCTTGTGGTGACCCTTGAAGGAAACGAGATTCGCCTACGGAAGATTGAAGCCTTTCGCCCGCTGGATGACGCCGATCCAATCTGGAAACTGATCGGAGCCGGGAAAAGTGGGGATAGTGATGTCTCGGAGAGGCATAATCACTATCTCGCCGCGGAGGAGATTAAGCAGTGGAACGCGTGA
- a CDS encoding PIN domain-containing protein produces the protein MERVMVDTSAVYALLDRSDANHNRAVMLLKNMRVAGCNVLLTNFIVAEAHALILAKLGHGLARSWLKGLCWPVERVTAEDEERAREIIYTYEDKTFSYTDATTFAVMERMEIKRAFAFDKHFAQFGFSLYS, from the coding sequence GTGGAACGCGTGATGGTCGATACGAGCGCGGTCTATGCTCTCCTCGACCGCTCCGATGCTAACCATAACAGGGCTGTTATGCTGCTGAAGAATATGAGGGTCGCCGGCTGCAATGTTCTCCTGACCAATTTCATCGTCGCCGAGGCGCACGCCCTGATTCTGGCAAAGCTCGGACACGGCCTAGCGCGGTCATGGCTCAAAGGATTATGTTGGCCTGTAGAAAGAGTGACGGCGGAGGACGAGGAGCGGGCAAGGGAAATCATTTATACCTACGAAGACAAAACCTTTTCTTACACGGATGCAACGACCTTCGCTGTAATGGAGCGAATGGAGATCAAGAGGGCCTTTGCTTTTGACAAGCATTTCGCCCAGTTTGGGTTCTCCCTGTATTCGTAG